In Holophagales bacterium, one DNA window encodes the following:
- the rpoN gene encoding RNA polymerase factor sigma-54, translated as MALEQKLSLRLSQKLVMTPSLQQAIKLLQMTRLELESVVSQELVENPLLEEVEETAPPVEPVDEAAPVREQVAESEVEVQAPEALAEVDFEAYFGDDSELYGPPGEREYREAPPLENTLTQGPDLCDHLQWQVAMSALTPRQRDIAELIIGNLDPDGFLVATPEEIRLLGNETATPPLEPEEVIEVLRAIQQMDPPGVACNDLRESLQRQLIARGFAPSSLPHRIVAEMWEPLLRRQYQAVAKALGVELHELEPAVAIIRTLETRPGRLFAHERAQYIEPDVVVVKIGDDYVVQLNDDGLPRLRISRSYRRMLQRMRQEGKQADAQQFIRDKMRSAVWLIKSLDQRQRTIYKVAESIVRQQRDFLDHGLDRLRPMVLRDVAEDIGMHESTVSRVVSNKYMHTPRGLFAMKFFFHSGIDRDYGDDISSLTVKRKIKQLIESEDARRPLSDSDLMRILNREGIHIARRTVAKYRDELGMPSSADRKQVF; from the coding sequence ATGGCTCTCGAACAGAAACTCTCCCTGCGGCTCTCGCAGAAACTGGTGATGACGCCGTCACTGCAGCAGGCGATCAAGCTGCTGCAGATGACCCGCCTCGAGCTGGAAAGCGTCGTTTCGCAGGAGCTGGTCGAGAACCCGCTGCTCGAAGAGGTCGAGGAGACGGCCCCGCCCGTCGAACCGGTCGATGAGGCAGCGCCGGTTCGCGAGCAGGTCGCCGAGTCCGAAGTCGAAGTGCAGGCGCCGGAGGCGCTTGCCGAAGTCGATTTCGAGGCCTACTTCGGGGACGACTCGGAGCTCTACGGTCCGCCGGGCGAGCGCGAGTATCGCGAGGCGCCGCCGCTCGAGAACACCCTGACGCAGGGACCCGACCTTTGCGACCACCTGCAGTGGCAGGTCGCCATGTCGGCGCTGACCCCGCGCCAGCGCGACATCGCCGAGCTGATCATCGGCAACCTCGATCCCGACGGCTTCCTCGTCGCAACGCCGGAGGAGATCCGGCTTCTCGGCAACGAGACGGCGACGCCGCCGCTCGAGCCCGAGGAGGTCATCGAAGTGCTCCGGGCCATCCAGCAGATGGACCCGCCCGGCGTGGCGTGCAACGACCTGCGCGAAAGTCTGCAGCGCCAGCTGATCGCCCGCGGCTTCGCCCCGAGCTCGCTGCCGCATCGCATCGTCGCCGAGATGTGGGAGCCTCTCCTGCGGCGGCAGTATCAGGCGGTGGCCAAGGCGCTCGGTGTCGAGCTCCACGAGCTCGAGCCGGCAGTGGCGATCATCCGGACCCTCGAGACCCGCCCTGGTCGGCTCTTCGCTCACGAGCGCGCCCAGTACATCGAACCCGACGTCGTCGTCGTCAAGATCGGCGACGATTACGTCGTCCAGCTCAACGACGACGGGCTCCCGCGCCTGCGCATCAGTCGCTCCTACCGGCGGATGCTCCAGCGGATGCGTCAAGAGGGGAAGCAGGCGGACGCCCAGCAGTTCATCCGCGACAAGATGCGAAGTGCGGTGTGGCTGATCAAGAGCCTCGATCAGCGCCAGCGGACGATCTACAAGGTCGCCGAGTCGATCGTCCGCCAGCAGCGCGATTTCCTCGACCATGGCCTGGACCGTTTGCGTCCGATGGTGCTCCGCGACGTGGCGGAGGACATCGGAATGCACGAGTCGACCGTCAGTCGGGTGGTGTCGAACAAGTACATGCACACACCACGCGGGCTGTTCGCCATGAAGTTCTTCTTCCACAGCGGCATCGACCGCGACTACGGCGACGACATCTCGTCACTGACCGTGAAGCGCAAGATCAAGCAGCTCATCGAGTCCGAGGATGCGAGGCGGCCGCTCTCCGACAGCGACCTGATGCGCATCCTCAACCGGGAGGGCATTCACATCGCCCGCCGTACCGTCGCCAAGTACCGCGACGAGCTCGGCATGCCTTCCTCGGCAGACCGCAAGCAGGTGTTCTAG
- the raiA gene encoding ribosome-associated translation inhibitor RaiA translates to MKIDYVARNFELDERLKSLTAKKLAKVAKFLSDPVEARVALSQEKFRFTCDLHVAHRAGELHSNVESHDAQEALESAIDGVEEQAKRGRQKSVDRRRRANRAAERVANWPVSVVEPATLGNDGGPQVLRTEHMPIKPMSLEEAAMALEDSEHGFVVFRDATSEKVSVLYRRKDDNFGLIAPEL, encoded by the coding sequence ATGAAGATCGATTACGTGGCACGCAACTTCGAGCTGGACGAGCGTCTCAAGAGCCTGACCGCGAAGAAACTGGCGAAGGTGGCCAAGTTCCTTTCCGATCCGGTCGAAGCGCGAGTGGCCTTGAGCCAGGAGAAGTTCCGCTTCACCTGCGACCTCCACGTCGCTCACCGTGCCGGCGAGCTCCACTCGAACGTCGAGAGCCACGACGCGCAGGAAGCCCTGGAGTCGGCGATCGACGGGGTCGAGGAACAGGCCAAGCGCGGCCGGCAGAAGAGCGTCGACCGCCGGCGGCGGGCGAACCGGGCAGCCGAGCGCGTGGCGAACTGGCCGGTCTCGGTGGTCGAGCCGGCGACGCTCGGAAATGACGGCGGGCCGCAGGTCCTCCGCACCGAACACATGCCCATCAAGCCGATGAGCCTCGAGGAGGCGGCGATGGCCCTCGAGGACTCCGAACACGGCTTCGTCGTCTTCCGCGACGCGACCTCCGAGAAGGTCAGCGTCCTCTATCGCCGCAAGGACGACAACTTCGGCCTCATCGCACCCGAGCTCTGA
- the hprK gene encoding HPr(Ser) kinase/phosphatase → MDRTGEPAHVRVRELLGEELRELEFSLLAGEGGLENRITNPRVQKPGLAFAGYFRYIKPGRVQIVGESEVEYLATLSPELRAERCQKIAELPVPVFIVTKGFAPPSDLLEECRRREVPMLTTRALSSHVIKRLSYFLEDHLVPSTHVHGVLLDVFGLGVLLIGGSGVGKSESALDLITRGHSLVADDRVTIKRYPSGDLVGFAEGPCKHHMELRGIGIVNVKELFGLASVRERKTIDLVIELEHWVEGKHYERLGLDEVVYSILETPIPFIHMPVALGRNISILVEIAARNHVLKLLGTNSARDFARKLEEQLERNRRALGAR, encoded by the coding sequence ATGGACCGCACCGGCGAGCCGGCTCACGTTCGCGTCCGCGAACTGCTGGGTGAAGAGCTCCGCGAGCTCGAATTCTCGCTGCTCGCCGGCGAGGGCGGCCTCGAGAACCGCATCACCAATCCGCGCGTCCAGAAGCCCGGCTTGGCCTTTGCCGGATACTTCCGTTACATCAAGCCGGGGCGCGTCCAGATCGTCGGCGAGAGCGAAGTCGAGTACTTGGCGACGCTCTCGCCCGAGCTTCGTGCGGAACGGTGTCAGAAGATCGCCGAGCTTCCCGTTCCGGTCTTCATCGTCACCAAGGGTTTCGCGCCGCCGTCCGACCTGCTCGAGGAGTGTCGCCGGCGCGAAGTGCCGATGCTGACGACCCGAGCGCTCTCGTCGCACGTGATCAAGCGGCTCAGCTACTTCCTCGAGGATCACCTGGTTCCTTCCACCCACGTCCACGGCGTGCTGCTCGACGTCTTCGGTCTCGGCGTCCTGCTCATCGGCGGCAGTGGGGTGGGGAAGAGCGAGTCGGCTCTCGACCTGATCACTCGCGGGCACAGTCTGGTGGCCGACGATCGCGTGACGATCAAGCGGTACCCGAGCGGCGACCTGGTCGGGTTTGCCGAGGGACCGTGCAAACACCACATGGAGCTTCGCGGCATCGGGATTGTCAACGTCAAGGAGCTCTTCGGTCTGGCCTCGGTGCGCGAGCGCAAGACGATCGACCTCGTGATCGAGCTCGAACACTGGGTCGAGGGAAAGCACTACGAGCGGCTCGGCCTGGACGAGGTCGTCTACAGCATTCTGGAGACGCCGATCCCGTTCATCCACATGCCCGTCGCTCTCGGAAGAAACATCTCGATCCTGGTCGAGATCGCGGCCCGCAACCATGTCCTGAAGCTCCTGGGGACGAACTCCGCGCGCGATTTCGCGCGCAAGCTGGAGGAGCAGCTTGAGCGGAACCGACGTGCCCTCGGCGCCCGTTAG
- the rapZ gene encoding RNase adapter RapZ, producing the protein MSGSGRSTVAKCFEDLGYYCVDNLPLPLLRQFIARPSELVEGRDRIAVVADVRTSGFEEEFPDLLEEIDRQRVEATLLFLEASDEVLIRRFSETRRPHPLAPDAPLAEGIRRERELLSELRGRADLVLDTSEWSIHEIRGVIHREFAEPEDAGHSMVVSLISFGFKYGQPYGADLVFDVRFLPNPHFVPGLRERTGQEEPVQIYLDHQPDFGELLQRLSDLLVYLLPRYRRENRRYLSIAVGCTGGRHRSVAVAERLAAALDRAGWSVRLIHRDIER; encoded by the coding sequence ATGTCCGGGTCCGGCCGGAGCACGGTCGCCAAGTGCTTCGAGGATCTCGGCTACTACTGCGTCGACAACCTGCCGCTCCCGCTGCTGCGTCAGTTCATCGCCCGCCCCTCGGAGCTCGTGGAGGGTCGGGACCGGATCGCCGTGGTTGCCGACGTCCGGACCTCTGGGTTCGAGGAGGAGTTCCCCGACCTGCTCGAGGAGATCGACCGCCAGCGGGTCGAGGCGACGCTGCTCTTCCTCGAGGCCTCCGACGAGGTGCTGATCCGCAGGTTCTCCGAGACGCGGCGGCCGCATCCCCTCGCTCCGGACGCTCCGCTCGCCGAGGGGATCCGCCGCGAACGCGAGCTTCTCTCCGAGCTCCGGGGACGAGCTGACCTCGTCCTCGACACCAGTGAGTGGTCGATCCACGAGATTCGCGGGGTAATTCATCGCGAATTCGCCGAACCGGAGGACGCCGGCCACTCGATGGTCGTCTCGCTGATCAGCTTCGGCTTCAAGTACGGTCAGCCCTACGGCGCCGACCTGGTGTTCGACGTTCGATTCCTGCCGAATCCGCACTTCGTGCCGGGACTGCGGGAACGGACCGGACAAGAGGAGCCGGTGCAGATCTACCTCGACCACCAACCCGATTTCGGCGAGCTCCTGCAGCGCCTGTCGGATCTCCTCGTCTACCTGCTGCCCAGGTATCGCCGAGAGAACCGGCGTTATCTGTCGATCGCCGTGGGCTGCACCGGGGGTCGCCACCGTTCTGTGGCGGTCGCGGAGCGGCTGGCTGCGGCGCTCGACCGCGCGGGGTGGAGCGTCCGGCTCATCCATCGAGACATCGAGCGCTGA
- a CDS encoding HPr family phosphocarrier protein, producing MIEKEIAVVNRLGLHARAAAKLVHLAGSFRSQVTLSRDGEQVDGKSILGILLLAVPQGTRLSLRCDGEDEGRAAEALEALFADRFGEGE from the coding sequence ATGATCGAGAAGGAGATCGCTGTCGTCAACCGCCTCGGACTGCATGCCCGAGCCGCGGCCAAGCTTGTCCATCTTGCCGGGTCCTTCCGCAGCCAGGTCACCCTCAGCCGGGACGGCGAACAGGTCGACGGGAAGAGCATCCTGGGAATCCTCCTGCTCGCCGTGCCGCAAGGAACTCGACTCTCGCTGAGATGCGACGGGGAGGACGAAGGCCGGGCGGCCGAGGCGCTGGAAGCCCTGTTCGCTGACCGATTCGGAGAGGGCGAGTGA
- the ptsP gene encoding phosphoenolpyruvate--protein phosphotransferase has protein sequence MSESRKATRVFSGLAVSEGVAIGHAVSILSRTVDIVRFPLQDDAIEGELSRFREAVAGTHDTIEATHGKAGEFLGDELAAIFTAHALLLADPSFVGFIEQRIRQERVNAEWAVHQTSTELISRFERMEDPYLRERSHDVEDVSRQLLRTLQGVGHHELSELQGDVIVVADDLTPSEAIRLGRGRVVGFAVESGGLTSHTSIIARSLHLPAVCGLAGVTGLVTTDDPVVLDGSAGSLILHPGDETLERYRQVQREQEECDLASEVDSQQPCVTADGVAIELMANIDLPEEIEAITRFGARGIGLYRSEFLFMETEPSLPTEEQHYQAYRQLAEGASPFPAVIRTYDLGGRKLARDMMHLDEENPVLGLRGIRLTLARPVIFRTQLRGILRASAHGEVWLMAPLVSRLEELRQFRGLVEELAGELRAEGREVARDLKVGIMIEVPAATLIADALARESDFFSIGTNDLIQYSLAVDRNNRHVSELYQPLHPALLRMIRMTVRAANAAGIPASLCGEMAGDPRFLPLLIGLGLRRLSLNPRTVPALRRLVRELDVRELERCAERCLDLGTAAEVERELSRVRRTPSASRPVDS, from the coding sequence GTGAGCGAGAGTCGGAAAGCGACGCGCGTCTTTTCCGGCCTTGCCGTCTCCGAAGGCGTGGCGATCGGTCACGCGGTTTCGATCCTCAGCCGCACGGTGGACATCGTCCGGTTCCCCTTGCAGGACGATGCCATCGAAGGTGAGCTGTCGAGATTCCGCGAAGCCGTCGCAGGAACCCACGACACCATCGAAGCGACCCACGGCAAGGCAGGGGAGTTCCTCGGCGACGAGCTGGCGGCAATCTTCACCGCGCACGCCCTGCTGCTGGCCGACCCGTCGTTCGTCGGATTCATCGAACAACGGATTCGCCAGGAGAGGGTCAACGCGGAGTGGGCGGTTCACCAGACCTCGACCGAGCTGATCAGCCGATTCGAGCGCATGGAGGACCCCTACCTCCGGGAGCGCAGTCACGACGTCGAAGACGTCAGTCGCCAGCTGCTCCGCACGCTTCAGGGTGTCGGCCACCACGAGCTCTCCGAGCTCCAGGGCGACGTGATCGTGGTGGCCGACGACCTCACTCCTTCGGAGGCGATCCGACTCGGCCGAGGTCGAGTCGTCGGATTCGCCGTGGAGAGCGGCGGGCTCACCTCCCACACGTCGATCATCGCGCGCTCACTTCACCTCCCGGCGGTTTGCGGGTTGGCGGGCGTGACCGGGCTCGTCACCACCGACGACCCGGTCGTCCTCGATGGCAGCGCCGGGTCGTTGATCCTCCATCCGGGTGACGAGACGCTCGAGCGCTATCGCCAGGTCCAGCGCGAGCAGGAAGAATGTGATCTGGCGAGCGAAGTTGATTCGCAGCAGCCCTGCGTGACGGCCGACGGAGTCGCGATCGAGCTGATGGCCAACATCGACCTTCCCGAGGAGATCGAGGCGATCACGCGATTCGGGGCGCGAGGCATCGGACTCTACCGCAGCGAATTCCTCTTCATGGAGACCGAGCCGAGCCTGCCGACCGAGGAGCAGCACTACCAGGCCTACCGGCAGCTGGCGGAGGGCGCCTCGCCCTTCCCGGCGGTGATCCGCACCTACGACCTCGGCGGCAGGAAGCTCGCTCGCGACATGATGCACCTCGACGAAGAGAACCCGGTGCTCGGTCTGCGGGGCATCCGCCTGACCCTCGCGCGTCCCGTGATCTTCCGGACCCAGCTGCGCGGGATCCTTCGCGCTTCGGCCCACGGAGAGGTGTGGTTGATGGCTCCGCTGGTCAGCCGCCTCGAGGAATTGCGACAATTCCGCGGCCTGGTCGAGGAGTTGGCCGGTGAGCTACGTGCCGAGGGCAGAGAAGTCGCTCGCGACCTGAAGGTCGGGATCATGATCGAGGTCCCGGCAGCGACGCTCATCGCCGATGCGCTCGCACGTGAGTCGGACTTTTTCTCGATCGGCACCAACGATCTGATCCAGTACTCGCTCGCCGTTGACCGGAACAACCGCCACGTCTCGGAGCTCTACCAGCCCCTTCATCCAGCCCTGCTGCGAATGATTCGGATGACCGTCCGGGCGGCCAACGCCGCCGGGATTCCCGCCAGCCTCTGCGGAGAAATGGCTGGCGACCCGAGGTTCCTTCCCCTGCTGATCGGTCTTGGGCTCCGCCGGCTGTCGCTGAACCCGAGAACGGTTCCTGCCCTGCGTCGACTTGTGCGAGAGTTGGATGTTCGGGAGCTCGAGCGATGCGCCGAGCGTTGCCTCGACCTGGGCACCGCGGCCGAAGTCGAACGAGAGCTCTCGAGAGTCCGCCGCACCCCGTCAGCGAGCCGCCCGGTCGACTCGTAG
- a CDS encoding cupin domain-containing protein, whose amino-acid sequence MQEIRRVAKPWGHELILAHTASYVGKILHIEPNQALSLQMHRVKEETFYVFSGEIELQVEEGEVMVNRPLKLGEAYHVTPGTRHRMVAGPEGCDLFEVSTPHLDDVVRLEDRYGRA is encoded by the coding sequence ATTCAGGAGATCCGCCGGGTCGCCAAGCCCTGGGGCCACGAGCTCATCCTGGCCCACACCGCTTCCTACGTCGGGAAGATCCTTCATATCGAACCGAACCAGGCTCTGTCGCTGCAGATGCATCGCGTGAAGGAGGAGACCTTCTACGTCTTTTCCGGGGAGATCGAGCTGCAGGTCGAGGAAGGGGAGGTCATGGTGAACCGGCCGCTGAAGCTGGGCGAGGCCTATCACGTGACACCCGGAACGCGACATCGGATGGTCGCCGGCCCGGAAGGCTGCGACCTTTTCGAAGTGTCGACGCCGCACCTCGACGACGTCGTGCGGCTCGAGGACCGGTATGGGCGAGCTTGA
- the miaB gene encoding tRNA (N6-isopentenyl adenosine(37)-C2)-methylthiotransferase MiaB has protein sequence MSTLTGIRRFFVETWGCQMNELDSQRLSGQLMQQGVLPTLHVEEADLILLNSCSVRERAEQKVYSRLGEYRLLKRDREKPLFIGLCGCVAQQEGERALARVPDLDFVLGPARVGELREVLRQRLDGQRVVATGFPADRRYDLDAVSRDGLYKGMVTIIEGCNKNCTFCIVPSTRGPEACRTFDEILVEVRHLLDLGFVEIELLGQTVNHWREPATGRDFADLLAAVASLPGIRRLRFVTSYPRDFSPRMVEQIGLHETICPYVHLPVQSGSDRLLRRMGRGYQIDTYLRLVESLRQARPGIAISTDLIAGFPGETEADHRDSIALLEQVRHSALFAFCYSPRPGTAAARLPDPAVPSDVAEARLQDLLRTQNGIQRELNEELVGREFDVLVTGWGREAGAFTGRTTCHRIMHFRASDPRFRAGHLARVRVVRANPHSLVGEEVA, from the coding sequence TTGAGCACGCTGACTGGCATTCGCCGGTTCTTCGTCGAGACCTGGGGCTGCCAGATGAACGAACTGGACAGCCAGCGTCTGTCCGGTCAGCTGATGCAACAGGGGGTCCTTCCGACGCTCCACGTGGAAGAGGCCGACCTCATCCTGTTGAATTCCTGCAGCGTTCGAGAGCGGGCGGAACAGAAGGTCTACTCGCGGCTCGGAGAGTACCGGTTGCTCAAGAGGGATCGCGAGAAGCCTCTGTTCATCGGTCTCTGCGGATGCGTCGCACAACAAGAAGGGGAAAGGGCACTCGCACGAGTTCCCGACCTCGATTTCGTCCTCGGCCCCGCGCGAGTGGGGGAGCTGCGCGAGGTTCTGCGGCAGCGGCTCGACGGGCAACGTGTCGTCGCGACCGGATTCCCGGCGGACCGCCGCTACGATCTCGATGCCGTTTCTCGTGATGGTCTCTACAAGGGGATGGTAACGATCATCGAGGGCTGCAACAAGAACTGCACCTTCTGCATCGTCCCCTCGACGCGCGGACCCGAGGCCTGTCGGACCTTCGACGAGATCCTCGTGGAGGTGCGCCATCTGCTCGACCTCGGCTTCGTCGAGATCGAGCTCCTCGGACAGACCGTCAACCACTGGCGGGAACCCGCGACCGGCCGGGACTTCGCCGACCTGCTCGCTGCCGTCGCCAGCCTTCCGGGAATCCGGCGCCTCCGGTTCGTCACCTCCTATCCTCGCGACTTCTCGCCTCGGATGGTGGAGCAGATCGGTCTGCACGAGACGATCTGCCCGTATGTGCACCTTCCCGTCCAGTCGGGGAGCGACCGGCTCCTTCGACGAATGGGGCGTGGGTACCAGATCGACACCTATCTCCGTCTCGTCGAGTCGCTTCGGCAGGCCCGCCCCGGGATCGCCATCTCGACGGACCTCATCGCCGGCTTTCCCGGCGAGACCGAGGCAGACCATCGCGACTCGATCGCCCTGCTCGAGCAGGTCCGGCACTCGGCGCTATTCGCATTCTGCTACTCTCCACGGCCCGGGACCGCCGCTGCTCGGCTTCCCGACCCGGCGGTGCCCTCGGATGTCGCCGAGGCGCGGCTTCAGGATCTCCTGAGAACGCAGAACGGCATCCAGCGGGAGCTCAACGAGGAGCTCGTCGGGCGTGAATTCGACGTGCTGGTGACCGGGTGGGGTCGCGAGGCAGGGGCCTTCACCGGGCGGACGACCTGCCATCGGATCATGCACTTCCGCGCCAGCGATCCGAGGTTCCGCGCCGGCCATCTCGCCCGCGTGCGCGTTGTTCGAGCCAATCCCCACAGTCTCGTCGGCGAAGAAGTCGCCTGA
- a CDS encoding bifunctional nuclease family protein, whose translation MNDPATRTPIVVLRDDEGDRFLPIWIGLFEAQAIGLALEGVKAPRPMTHDLLADTITSLGGTVDRVVVSSLREGTFYATVEVLRGGEALVLDARPSDAIALALRLGSPILVREAIFSDAATRSSTSGEAISFDEDERSRRLLESLTPEELGKYKM comes from the coding sequence ATGAACGATCCAGCGACTCGGACCCCGATCGTCGTTCTGCGCGACGACGAAGGTGATCGCTTCCTACCGATCTGGATCGGCCTGTTCGAGGCCCAGGCCATCGGTCTTGCGCTCGAAGGGGTCAAGGCCCCGCGCCCGATGACCCACGACCTTCTCGCGGACACCATCACCTCGCTCGGCGGAACCGTCGATCGGGTCGTCGTTTCCTCCCTGCGCGAGGGGACCTTCTACGCAACGGTGGAGGTCCTGCGCGGCGGCGAGGCGCTGGTGCTGGATGCACGGCCGTCCGATGCGATCGCACTTGCGCTGCGCCTGGGGAGCCCGATCCTCGTCCGCGAGGCGATCTTTTCCGACGCCGCGACCCGATCGTCAACGTCTGGCGAAGCCATCTCCTTCGACGAAGACGAGCGGTCGAGGCGCCTCCTCGAATCGCTCACTCCGGAGGAGTTGGGAAAGTACAAGATGTAG
- a CDS encoding ParA family protein, which produces MILAIANQKGGVGKTTTAINLSAALATKGLKTLLVDLDPQANSSMSFFDVHQLEHSVYDVLVEGSTSMESILQPVEKVPNLWVAPSSISLAKIEAKLLGEIDSHFRLKDILASVQSGFDMVVLDTPPTLGIITVNALVASTHVLIPIQSSYFALEGTDDLLETIDKVKQRANPQLQILGAVITLHDRRTLLSRDIVDQIQRVFGDKLFETTISKSVRLEESPAYRESIFSFAPKSTGAFEYYKLSEEVLGRV; this is translated from the coding sequence ATGATCCTCGCCATCGCCAATCAGAAGGGTGGAGTCGGCAAGACGACCACCGCGATCAACCTCTCCGCCGCGCTCGCAACGAAGGGGCTCAAGACGCTCCTTGTGGATCTCGATCCACAGGCCAACAGCTCGATGTCCTTCTTCGATGTTCATCAACTCGAGCATTCCGTTTACGACGTGCTGGTGGAGGGCAGTACCAGCATGGAGAGCATCCTGCAGCCGGTGGAGAAGGTCCCCAACCTCTGGGTGGCACCCTCCTCGATCTCCCTGGCGAAGATCGAGGCGAAACTCCTCGGCGAGATCGACAGTCACTTCCGGTTGAAGGACATCCTCGCTTCCGTTCAATCTGGATTCGACATGGTCGTCCTCGACACCCCTCCGACGCTCGGGATCATCACCGTCAACGCCCTGGTGGCCTCGACCCACGTTCTCATCCCGATTCAGTCGAGCTATTTCGCCCTCGAAGGAACCGACGACCTCCTCGAAACGATCGACAAGGTCAAGCAGAGAGCCAATCCCCAGCTCCAGATCCTCGGCGCCGTGATCACCCTTCATGACCGCCGGACCCTCCTGTCGCGAGACATCGTGGACCAGATCCAGCGGGTCTTCGGGGACAAGCTCTTCGAGACGACGATCAGCAAGAGCGTCCGACTCGAAGAGAGTCCGGCCTATCGGGAGTCGATCTTCTCTTTCGCTCCGAAATCCACCGGCGCGTTCGAGTACTACAAGCTCTCCGAGGAGGTTCTCGGTCGTGTCTGA
- a CDS encoding ParB/RepB/Spo0J family partition protein: protein MSEPASKRGLPTRVKMRHGAHFVDELTRRHETPIGRMVPLSALEPNPDQPRNSVGDLSDLVESIKAKGILEPILVRPRKTAEEGESELARSQFQIISGERRYRAALEAGLFDVPVIEMAVSDQEALEIALIENLQRKDLSPFEEADGYRALAELYSYKHEQIASAVGKSRTSVTESLMLLQLPARVREAAHALGITTKSTLLEVLKAGDENQMIQLLERVATQGLSRDDVRREQRAISKAGDPPRRKPYIFKFKAPDRSFQLAVTFRQSTVDSSDLIRALEQILADLRSKANPTTKPK from the coding sequence GTGTCTGAGCCCGCCTCGAAGAGAGGACTTCCGACCCGCGTGAAGATGCGGCATGGTGCCCATTTCGTCGACGAGCTGACGCGACGCCACGAGACGCCGATCGGCCGCATGGTGCCCTTGTCCGCCTTGGAGCCGAATCCGGACCAGCCGCGGAACTCTGTTGGCGACCTTTCGGACCTGGTCGAGTCGATCAAGGCCAAGGGCATCCTCGAGCCGATCCTCGTTCGGCCACGAAAGACCGCGGAAGAGGGGGAGTCCGAGCTGGCCCGGTCTCAGTTCCAGATCATCTCCGGTGAACGCCGGTACCGCGCCGCCCTGGAGGCCGGACTCTTCGATGTGCCGGTCATCGAGATGGCCGTCTCGGATCAAGAGGCCCTCGAGATCGCCCTGATCGAGAACCTGCAGCGCAAGGACCTGTCGCCCTTCGAAGAGGCGGACGGCTATCGCGCCCTGGCGGAGCTCTACAGCTACAAGCACGAGCAGATCGCCTCGGCGGTCGGCAAGTCGCGGACCTCGGTCACCGAGAGTCTGATGCTCTTGCAGCTTCCGGCTCGGGTACGCGAAGCCGCGCACGCCCTGGGGATCACCACGAAGTCGACGCTCCTCGAAGTGCTCAAGGCCGGCGACGAGAACCAGATGATTCAGCTGCTGGAGCGGGTGGCCACCCAGGGCCTGAGCCGGGACGACGTCCGGCGGGAGCAGCGAGCCATCAGCAAGGCCGGCGATCCGCCACGTCGCAAGCCGTACATTTTCAAGTTCAAGGCCCCGGATCGGAGCTTTCAACTCGCCGTCACCTTCAGACAGTCGACTGTCGATTCGTCTGACTTGATTCGCGCCTTGGAGCAGATCCTCGCGGACCTTCGCAGCAAAGCCAATCCCACCACAAAGCCCAAGTAG
- a CDS encoding 6-carboxytetrahydropterin synthase: MAREGLTRFDQRVRLRRRYRFSASHLYRRPDWSDEENRRRFGKCANLPGHGHNYRVTVVVAGEPDPDTGFVIDLGWLDALVRDAVLEALDHQHLNSAVLEFAPGGRIPSSENLVLWIRDRLVAGWTGRAASLVQVAVDEDEDLGAEWHSPSNTP, translated from the coding sequence ATGGCGAGGGAAGGTCTGACGAGATTCGACCAGCGGGTCCGGTTGCGCCGTCGCTACCGATTCTCCGCCAGCCATCTTTATCGTCGACCCGACTGGTCCGACGAGGAGAACCGGCGCCGCTTCGGCAAGTGCGCGAATCTTCCGGGGCACGGACACAACTACCGTGTCACCGTCGTCGTGGCCGGGGAGCCCGATCCGGACACCGGGTTCGTGATCGATCTTGGCTGGCTCGACGCCCTGGTTCGAGATGCTGTTCTCGAAGCTCTCGATCATCAGCATCTCAACTCCGCTGTCCTCGAGTTCGCCCCCGGCGGGCGGATTCCGTCGAGCGAGAACCTGGTCCTCTGGATCCGGGACCGACTCGTTGCCGGCTGGACGGGCCGGGCGGCTAGCCTCGTCCAAGTTGCGGTCGACGAGGACGAAGATCTGGGTGCCGAGTGGCACTCCCCGAGCAACACTCCCTGA